Proteins encoded within one genomic window of Bacteroides sedimenti:
- a CDS encoding TlpA disulfide reductase family protein yields MKKRLLILAVMAISLLSAQAQEKTPLRLSGTVVGVTNGKVYLQKFIDKYYVVIDSAKIQNGQFSFSTKTELPEIYGLSSNSKENPYLLFLDKNQITVKLDPADYDRTVVKGSALHALYTDYMNQKEVKIDQFIKQHPSSLVSAYALYRHFAYRLTPAEIEANIKLLDPSLHKTTYVQVLKKLVATLNNVSIGKKAPGFSGTTPDGKTVGLSDRLGKGYLLIDFWASWCTPCRKENPGIVKVYQKYKDKGFDILAISLDKSKEQWVKAIADDHLEWTQISELKQWQNEVLNKYGVRSIPANFLVDSKGVIVAKNVFGEDLEKILNELLNK; encoded by the coding sequence ATGAAAAAAAGATTGTTGATATTAGCCGTAATGGCTATAAGTTTACTGTCTGCACAGGCGCAGGAAAAAACCCCGTTACGCCTCAGTGGTACAGTTGTCGGAGTAACTAATGGAAAAGTCTATCTCCAGAAGTTCATTGATAAATACTATGTTGTGATTGATTCGGCAAAGATTCAAAACGGACAATTCTCTTTCTCAACCAAGACAGAACTGCCCGAGATTTATGGCTTATCATCAAATTCCAAGGAGAATCCGTATCTGTTATTTCTTGATAAAAACCAGATTACGGTAAAGCTAGATCCGGCCGATTATGACCGTACAGTGGTGAAAGGTTCGGCATTGCATGCCCTTTATACCGATTACATGAATCAGAAAGAGGTTAAGATTGACCAATTCATCAAACAACATCCCTCTTCCTTAGTTTCGGCTTATGCATTGTACCGTCATTTTGCGTACAGACTTACGCCCGCCGAGATAGAGGCAAATATCAAATTGCTCGATCCCTCCTTGCATAAAACCACCTATGTACAGGTGCTGAAAAAACTGGTGGCAACTCTTAACAATGTTTCCATCGGCAAGAAAGCTCCCGGATTTTCAGGAACAACTCCCGATGGCAAAACAGTAGGTCTTTCTGATAGATTAGGTAAAGGTTACCTGCTGATTGACTTCTGGGCATCGTGGTGCACCCCTTGCCGGAAAGAGAATCCCGGAATCGTGAAGGTTTATCAGAAGTATAAAGATAAAGGTTTTGATATTCTTGCAATTTCTCTGGATAAGTCGAAGGAACAATGGGTGAAGGCTATTGCAGACGATCATCTGGAGTGGACTCAAATTTCCGAGTTGAAGCAATGGCAGAATGAAGTGTTGAATAAATATGGCGTTCGCTCAATTCCTGCAAACTTTCTGGTAGATTCCAAAGGAGTCATTGTCGCCAAAAACGTGTTTGGCGAAGATCTGGAAAAGATTCTGAATGAGCTTTTGAATAAGTAA
- a CDS encoding carbohydrate-binding family 9-like protein, which translates to MKIAKAAFTCKKQLSMLMLLATATCWAQPSFKGLENLFTTPKNYVVGYAPVKPVIDGNITDDVWKNALWTDYFRDIEGDGKPEPYYQTRVKMLWDDTYLYFAADIKDEHVWAYLKNHDEIVYYDNDFEIFIDPDNNAHQYFEFEVNALNTIFDLFLAKPYRTNSRELISWDAAGLRSAVKVHGTLNNPKDKDKGWTVEMAIPFKALTMGSVPFIPKEGTMWRINFSRVEWDTTVENGKYVKKKGADGKTLPENNWVWSPQGVINMHYPEHWGYLLFTQKQKTNEFPAFNLPYAEKQKQYLWLVYYRQKEYQSKNNRYATTLEELNITPSVFAIDGTDNTLKMEATDNLFYATIRSAKNEAWSINFEGLVEKIK; encoded by the coding sequence ATGAAAATTGCGAAAGCTGCATTTACTTGCAAGAAGCAACTAAGCATGCTGATGTTGCTGGCAACGGCCACCTGCTGGGCGCAACCATCCTTCAAAGGGCTGGAAAACTTATTCACCACCCCAAAGAATTATGTGGTTGGATACGCACCTGTTAAACCGGTTATTGACGGAAATATTACGGACGATGTGTGGAAGAATGCTCTCTGGACTGACTATTTCAGGGATATTGAAGGTGATGGGAAACCCGAACCATACTACCAGACTCGCGTTAAAATGTTGTGGGACGATACATATCTTTACTTTGCCGCTGACATAAAGGATGAGCATGTGTGGGCTTACCTGAAGAACCACGACGAGATAGTGTATTATGATAATGATTTTGAAATATTTATTGACCCGGATAATAATGCGCATCAATATTTCGAGTTTGAAGTAAATGCACTGAACACTATTTTTGACCTGTTTCTTGCAAAACCTTACCGCACCAACTCCCGCGAACTTATCAGTTGGGACGCTGCAGGCCTGCGTTCCGCCGTTAAAGTGCACGGCACACTGAATAACCCGAAGGATAAGGATAAAGGATGGACTGTGGAAATGGCTATTCCGTTTAAAGCTCTGACTATGGGAAGTGTTCCGTTTATTCCTAAAGAAGGGACAATGTGGCGCATCAACTTCTCGAGAGTGGAATGGGACACAACAGTAGAAAACGGAAAGTACGTGAAAAAGAAAGGTGCCGATGGAAAAACTTTACCCGAAAACAACTGGGTGTGGTCTCCTCAAGGCGTTATCAATATGCATTATCCGGAACATTGGGGATACCTGCTATTTACACAGAAACAGAAAACAAACGAATTCCCGGCATTCAATTTACCCTATGCCGAAAAGCAGAAACAATATTTGTGGCTGGTTTACTATCGTCAAAAGGAATATCAAAGCAAGAATAACAGATATGCAACTACATTGGAGGAGCTGAACATCACTCCATCGGTTTTTGCAATTGATGGAACTGACAACACGCTTAAAATGGAGGCTACCGACAATCTGTTTTATGCCACCATACGCTCGGCTAAAAATGAGGCATGGAGCATTAACTTCGAAGGGTTGGTAGAGAAGATAAAATAA
- a CDS encoding SLC13 family permease, which translates to MLITIAILLISAVFFVNGKVRSDLVALCALILLLIFHILTPGEALSGFSNSVVIMMIGLFVVGGAIFQTGLAKMASSKLMKLAGASELKLIILVITVTSVIGAFVSNTGTVALMLPIVVSLAHGAQTSPSRLLMPLAFASSMGGMMTLIGTPPNLVIQNVLTEAGFKPLSFFSFLPVGIICVLTGMIVLIPLSKIFLSKKGESKNKKGSKGKSLNELVKEYQLDSNLFRIKINENSLLINKTITELNIQKKYGINILEIRRIKAPQTQFLQTINQHLADPDIVLRAGDILYLTGDFDRIERFAENYYLEMMDSHETEELNDRGQKALDFYDIGIAEIVLMPSSKLINQMIKDSGFREKYNVNVLAIRRKREYILKDIKDEKMHNGDVLLVQGNWNNIARLSGEDSEWVVLGQPLAEAARVTLDYKAPIAAFIMLLMIVMMVFDFIPVAPVTSVMIAAILMVLTGCIRNVEAAYKTINWESVVLIAAMLPMSLAMEKTGASDYLSNTLVNGLGSYGPMALLAGVYFTTSLLTMFISNTAAAVLLAPIAMQSAIQIGVSPYPFMFAVTVGASMCFASPFSTPPNALVMPAGQYTFMDYVKVGLPLQFIMGIVMIFMLPLLFPF; encoded by the coding sequence ATGCTTATAACCATCGCTATTTTACTTATCTCTGCGGTTTTCTTTGTAAATGGGAAAGTCCGCTCTGACCTGGTTGCACTTTGCGCATTAATTTTGTTACTGATTTTTCATATACTCACCCCCGGGGAGGCTCTTTCCGGTTTTTCAAACTCGGTAGTCATTATGATGATTGGGTTATTTGTGGTGGGTGGAGCGATTTTTCAGACAGGACTTGCCAAAATGGCCAGCAGCAAGTTGATGAAACTGGCTGGAGCTAGCGAGTTAAAACTAATAATTCTGGTGATAACTGTTACATCTGTAATAGGCGCATTTGTTAGCAATACCGGCACTGTAGCCTTGATGCTTCCTATAGTGGTGAGCCTAGCCCACGGTGCCCAGACAAGTCCAAGCCGTTTATTAATGCCACTCGCTTTTGCAAGCAGTATGGGTGGAATGATGACTCTGATTGGTACACCTCCCAATCTAGTAATACAAAACGTATTGACCGAAGCGGGGTTCAAACCCCTTTCATTTTTCTCTTTCCTGCCTGTTGGCATTATCTGTGTATTAACCGGCATGATTGTTCTTATTCCTCTCAGCAAAATATTCCTTTCTAAAAAGGGAGAATCCAAGAACAAAAAAGGATCGAAAGGTAAATCGTTGAATGAACTGGTGAAAGAATATCAGTTAGACAGCAATCTTTTCCGCATTAAAATCAATGAGAATTCACTTTTGATAAATAAAACAATTACAGAACTGAATATTCAAAAGAAATATGGCATCAATATATTAGAGATCAGACGCATTAAAGCCCCTCAAACTCAGTTTTTGCAGACGATAAATCAGCATCTTGCCGACCCGGATATCGTTTTGCGAGCCGGAGATATATTATATCTGACCGGAGATTTTGATAGAATCGAACGGTTTGCAGAAAACTACTATCTGGAAATGATGGATAGTCACGAAACAGAGGAGTTGAATGATCGCGGACAGAAAGCACTCGATTTCTATGATATCGGAATTGCTGAAATCGTATTAATGCCATCATCAAAGCTAATCAATCAAATGATTAAAGATTCCGGCTTCAGAGAAAAGTATAATGTGAATGTGCTTGCCATCCGTCGCAAGCGTGAGTACATCCTGAAAGATATAAAAGATGAAAAAATGCATAACGGAGATGTTTTGCTTGTTCAAGGAAACTGGAACAACATTGCCCGTCTAAGCGGTGAAGATTCCGAGTGGGTGGTATTAGGACAACCATTGGCTGAGGCTGCCAGGGTAACACTCGATTACAAAGCTCCAATTGCTGCTTTCATCATGCTTTTAATGATTGTAATGATGGTTTTCGACTTTATTCCCGTTGCTCCGGTAACATCTGTCATGATTGCTGCCATTCTGATGGTACTGACCGGATGTATCAGGAATGTGGAGGCGGCTTATAAGACGATAAACTGGGAAAGTGTGGTCCTTATTGCAGCTATGCTTCCAATGTCACTTGCTATGGAAAAAACGGGAGCATCAGATTACTTATCCAATACTCTGGTCAATGGCTTGGGCAGCTATGGTCCTATGGCATTACTGGCTGGTGTTTATTTCACAACCTCATTGCTCACCATGTTTATCAGCAACACTGCTGCCGCGGTTTTACTCGCTCCCATAGCCATGCAATCGGCCATACAAATAGGAGTAAGCCCATATCCTTTCATGTTTGCCGTTACAGTTGGAGCAAGTATGTGTTTTGCATCCCCTTTCTCCACACCCCCCAATGCATTGGTGATGCCTGCAGGGCAATACACTTTCATGGATTATGTAAAGGTCGGGTTGCCATTGCAATTCATTATGGGTATCGTTATGATATTTATGTTGCCTTTGTTGTTCCCGTTTTAA
- a CDS encoding A1S_2505 family phage non-structural protein, translating into MKQIPRDRITNPRITELMPDEIFVFGSNIQGMHCGGAARIACRWGAIMGQGVGLQGQTYAIPTMSGSVASIAPHVDEFIIFAKANPDLRFLVTEIGCGIAGYIPEDIAPLFRGAVEIENICLPERFWEVILKDS; encoded by the coding sequence ATGAAACAGATTCCAAGGGATAGGATTACAAATCCACGCATTACAGAGTTGATGCCAGACGAGATTTTTGTTTTTGGATCGAACATTCAGGGAATGCATTGTGGCGGGGCAGCTCGTATAGCCTGCCGTTGGGGAGCTATCATGGGACAAGGAGTAGGACTGCAGGGGCAGACTTATGCAATACCAACCATGAGTGGATCGGTAGCATCGATTGCACCACATGTAGATGAATTTATTATTTTTGCAAAAGCCAATCCGGATTTGCGCTTTCTGGTTACGGAAATTGGCTGTGGAATAGCCGGATATATCCCTGAAGATATAGCGCCGCTTTTCCGGGGAGCTGTTGAGATTGAAAACATTTGCTTACCCGAGAGATTCTGGGAAGTAATTCTGAAAGACTCCTGA